In a genomic window of Sarcophilus harrisii chromosome 4, mSarHar1.11, whole genome shotgun sequence:
- the LOC116423440 gene encoding late cornified envelope protein 5A-like, with amino-acid sequence MSCQQSQQQCQTPKCPPKCPPKCQTPKCPPKCPPKCPPKCPPKAPCPPPVSSCCGSSSGGCCSLGGCCGSNSGRCCSSGGCCSSGSGGGCCLFSHHRRSHRRRHQRSDCCDSGSGRSQQSGGCCESSGGCCGSSGGCC; translated from the coding sequence ATGTCTTGCCAACAAAGTCAACAGCAGTGCCAGACCCCTAAGTGCCCTCCTAAGTGTCCTCCCAAGTGCCAGACTCCTAAGTGCCCACCCAAGTGCCCACCAAAGTGTCCCCCCAAATGTCCTCCCAAGGCTCCATGTCCTCCTCCAGTCTCTTCCTGCTGTGGTTCTAGCTCTGGAGGATGTTGCAGTCTTGGGGGATGCTGTGGGTCCAACTCTGGGAGATGCTGCAGCTCTGGAGGATGCTGCAGCTCTGGCTCTGGAGGTGGCTGCTGTCTCTTTTCCCATCACAGGAGATCCCACAGGAGAAGACACCAGAGATCTGACTGCTGTGATAGTGGTAGTGGGCGCAGCCAGCAGTCTGGTGGCTGCTGTGAAAGCTCTGGAGGGTGCTGTGGTAGCTCTGGGGGCTGCTGCTGA